The following are encoded together in the Trachemys scripta elegans isolate TJP31775 chromosome 7, CAS_Tse_1.0, whole genome shotgun sequence genome:
- the ACSL5 gene encoding long-chain-fatty-acid--CoA ligase 5: protein MIWILHFLFSPLPTPALIGLITLGAIIFLWVITRPKTISPPIDLNNQSIGIQGGARRSTFLPENKLLAYYYEDAKTMYEAFQRGLHVSENGPCLGYRKPKQPYQWLTYKQVSDRAEYLGSGLLFKGCKPSPDQFIGIFAQNRPEWIISEYACYTYSMVAVPLYDTLGPDAIVFIINKADISMVICDKPEKAQVLLENCEQGKIPGLKTIILMDLFDDELKDKGAKEGVEILSLQEAEELGRNNLREPVPPKPEDLSVVCFTSGTTGNPKGAMLTHENVVANAAAFLKSTETTFDCKTSDISVSYLPLAHMFERVVQTIMYSSGARVGFFQGDIRLLTDDMKTLKPTMFPTVPRLLNRIYDKIQSGAQNPLKRVLLNFALARKLDEVKKGVLRNDSIWDKMIFKKVQETMGGQVRIMVTAAAPISPSVLTLLRGALGCQIFEAYGQTECAAGCTFTVPGDCTSGHVGAPLPCNILKLEDVADMNYFSSNNEGEVCIKGPNVFKGYLKDPEKTAEAIDTDGWLHTGDIGKWMPNGTLKIIDRKKNIFKLAQGEYIAPEKIENVYIRSAPVAQVFVHGESLKSSLVGVVVPDPEVLPKFAAKLGIKGSSEEVYKNSVLKKAILEEMVKVGREAGLKSFEQVKDIYIHPEMFTIEQGLLTPTLKAKRAELSKYFQTQIEALYANIQE, encoded by the exons ATGATTTGGATACTTCATTTCTTGTTTTCGCCACTCCCAACACCAGCATTGATTGGCCTTATTACTCTTGGAGCTATAATTTTCTTATGGGTGATAACCAGACCAAAGACCATTTCACCTCCTATTGACTTGAACAACCAGTCAATAGGAATTCAG GGAGGTGCCCGAAGAAGTACTTTCTTGCCAGAGAACAAGCTGCTTGCTTATTACTATGAGGATGCCAAAACTATGTACGAGGCCTTCCAAAGAGGACTCCATGTGTCTG AAAATGGACCATGTTTGGGGTACAGAAAACCAAAACAGCCATATCAGTGGTTGACTTACAAACAG GTGTCGGACAGAGCTGAATACCTGGGATCAGGGCTCTTGTTCAAGGGATGTAAACCCTCACCAGACCAATTCATTGGCATCTTTGCTCAAAATAGACCAGAG TGGATCATTTCGGAATATGCCTGCTACACTTACTCAATGGTTGCTGTTCCACTCTATGACACTCTGGGGCCAGATGccattgtatttattattaacaaAG CTGACATCTCCATGGTCATCTGTGACAAACCTGAAAAGGCACAAGTCCTGCTTGAAAACTGTGAGCAAGGGAAGATCCCAGGTCTGAAGACCATCATTCTGATGGATCTCTTTGATGATGAGCTCAAGGATAAAGGTGCCAAAGAAGGAGTTGAGATCCTGTCTCTTCAGGAAGCTGAG gagctgggcaggaacaACTTAAGAGAACCTGTT CCGCCTAAACCTGAGGATCTTAGTGTTGTCTGTTTCACCAGTGGAACAACAG GCAACCCAAAAGGAGCCATGCTCACCCATGAAAACGTTGTTGCAAATGCTGCTGCTTTCCTTAAAAGTACAGAG ACTACATTTGACTGCAAGACTTCAGACATCTCAGTGTCCTATCTTCCTCTGGCTCACATGTTTGAGAGAGTAGTACAG ACTATAATGTACTCCAGTGGAGCAAGAGTGGGTTTCTTCCAAGGAGACATTAGACTACTAACAGATGACATGAAAACCTTGAAGCCGACTATGTTTCCAACAGTACCAAGACTGCTCAACAGGATCTATGACAAG ATACAAAGTGGTGCACAGAATCCATTGAAACGGGTTCTGTTGAACTTTGCATTAGCCAGAAAACTGGACGAAGTGAAGAAGGGCGTTCTCCGAAATGACAGCATCTGGGACAAAATGATCTTTAAGAAAGTCCAG GAGACCATGGGTGGGCAAGTGCGTATAATGGTAACAGCAGCTGCCCCCATATCTCCCTCTGTCCTGACACTTCTCAGAGGAGCATTGGGATGTCAG ATTTTTGAAGCCTATGGTCAGACAGAATGTGCAGCTGGTTGCACCTTCACAGTGCCTGGAGATTGCACATCAG GCCATGTTGGAGCCCCTCTACCCTGCAATATCCTAAAACTAGAAGATGTGGCTGATATGAACTATTTCTCTTCCAATAACGAAGGAGAG GTCTGCATTAAAGGACCAAATGTCTTCAAAGGTTACTTAAAGGATCCTGAGAAAACAGCCGAAGCTATTGACACAGATGGCTGGCTTCACACTGGAGACATTGGGAAATGGATGCCA AATGGAACTCTGAAGATCATTGACCGAAAGAAGAACATCTTTAAGCTAGCACAAGGAGAGTACATTGCACCAGAGAAGATTGAAAATGTCTACATCAGAAGCGCTCCTGTAGCGCAAGTTTTTGTACATGGGGAGAGTTTAAAG TCCTCTCTAGTGGGTGTAGTGGTTCCTGACCCTGAGGTACTTCCAAAATTTGCAGCAAAACTTGGAATAAAAGGTTCATCTGAAGAAGTTTACAAAAATTCA GTATtgaaaaaagctattttagaaGAGATGGTGAAAGTAGGAAGAGAAGCTGGCCTTAAGTCCTTTGAACAA GTTAAAGACATCTACATTCATCCAGAGATGTTCACTATTGAACAGGGACTCCTGACTCCAACCCTGAAGGCAAAAAGAGCAGAACTCTCTAAATACTTTCAGACCCAAATTGAAGCCCTCTATGCAAATATACAGGAATAA